One segment of Pseudanabaena sp. FACHB-2040 DNA contains the following:
- the mtnC gene encoding acireductone synthase produces the protein MAERISDQVEAILLDIEGTTTPVDFVFGVLFPFARDQAERFLQAHGQEAAVQADLALLRQEYEADRVQGLDLPDWQGDEPTAAVAYIQYLIGCDRKSIGLKSLQGKLWNQGYADGSLQSQIYPDVYPAFKRWKAAGKALFIFSSGSIQAQKLLFAHTDQGDLTTWLSGYFDTTTGPKKEAESYQKIASTIGLPPEQILFISDIAAELQAAQAAGMKTLFSYRPGNPSKDAESFPLIENFDTI, from the coding sequence ATGGCAGAGCGAATTTCAGATCAGGTTGAGGCGATTCTTCTAGATATTGAGGGCACGACTACCCCTGTAGACTTCGTGTTTGGCGTCCTCTTTCCCTTTGCCCGCGACCAAGCTGAAAGATTCCTCCAGGCCCACGGACAGGAGGCAGCGGTTCAGGCCGACCTGGCTCTGCTGCGACAGGAGTATGAAGCAGACCGGGTTCAAGGGCTGGATCTGCCGGACTGGCAGGGGGACGAGCCGACAGCAGCAGTGGCGTATATTCAGTATTTGATTGGGTGCGATCGCAAGTCCATCGGCCTCAAATCCCTCCAGGGCAAACTGTGGAACCAGGGCTACGCCGACGGCAGCCTCCAATCCCAAATCTACCCCGATGTCTATCCCGCTTTTAAGCGCTGGAAAGCGGCGGGTAAAGCGCTATTTATCTTCTCCTCGGGCAGCATCCAGGCGCAAAAGCTGCTGTTTGCCCACACTGATCAAGGCGATTTGACAACCTGGCTCAGCGGCTATTTCGACACCACTACCGGCCCGAAAAAAGAAGCTGAAAGCTACCAGAAAATTGCTTCTACTATCGGCCTGCCTCCAGAGCAAATCCTTTTCATCTCTGATATCGCTGCAGAGCTCCAAGCAGCCCAGGCAGCCGGCATGAAAACCCTGTTTTCCTATCGCCCCGGCAACCCCTCCAAAGACGCTGAAAGCTTTCCGCTCATTGAGAACTTTGACACCATCTAG
- a CDS encoding tetratricopeptide repeat protein — translation MIYRKQLWYRVLSFRPWLVALSLAALVGAWPSFTAAQSEPAPPTAAEAELNRGLMLIQQGQFEAAMAAFQQAAAIDPSLAAAYYNLGLGYRQQGKLQEAADAFWRATQADPQFAMAYANLGAALIEGTNADQAQSYLERAIQIQPDLGNAYYNLGLVYQAQGRVEDAIATLQRAAELTPNAPEPYFHVGLIYSRRQQYTEAVAAFQKALEVRQQYPEAHYNLGIALFNQGQGEPALDAFRSATQLNPNYADAYYSAGLVLLQQGKYDEAKRVLEYAKGLYIAQRNPQWAATAQAQLDRIPATPQ, via the coding sequence ATGATTTACCGGAAGCAGCTTTGGTATCGGGTTTTGTCTTTTCGCCCTTGGCTGGTGGCGCTGTCTCTGGCGGCTCTTGTAGGGGCGTGGCCTAGTTTTACGGCTGCTCAGAGTGAGCCTGCGCCCCCGACGGCTGCTGAGGCGGAGCTTAATCGAGGCCTCATGCTGATTCAGCAGGGGCAGTTTGAGGCGGCGATGGCGGCTTTTCAGCAGGCGGCGGCGATTGACCCGAGTTTGGCGGCTGCTTACTACAACTTGGGGCTGGGCTATCGGCAGCAGGGCAAGCTGCAGGAGGCGGCGGATGCTTTTTGGCGAGCGACTCAAGCCGACCCTCAGTTTGCGATGGCCTATGCCAACCTGGGTGCGGCCTTAATTGAGGGCACTAACGCTGACCAAGCCCAGTCTTATCTGGAGCGGGCCATCCAGATTCAGCCGGATCTGGGTAATGCTTACTACAATCTGGGGCTGGTATATCAGGCGCAGGGGCGGGTAGAAGATGCGATCGCAACTCTCCAGCGGGCTGCCGAGCTTACGCCTAATGCGCCCGAACCTTATTTCCATGTGGGCCTAATCTACTCTCGTCGCCAACAGTACACCGAGGCCGTAGCGGCCTTTCAAAAAGCTCTGGAGGTGCGGCAGCAGTATCCTGAGGCCCACTACAACCTGGGCATTGCTCTGTTTAATCAGGGGCAAGGAGAACCGGCTCTCGATGCATTTCGATCGGCAACCCAGCTCAATCCTAACTACGCGGATGCTTATTACAGCGCTGGGCTGGTGCTGCTGCAGCAAGGCAAATATGACGAGGCCAAGCGCGTCTTGGAATATGCCAAGGGCCTCTACATCGCCCAGCGCAATCCTCAGTGGGCCGCCACGGCGCAAGCCCAGCTAGACCGCATTCCGGCTACACCGCAGTGA
- a CDS encoding o-succinylbenzoate synthase produces the protein MRWVEYRPYERPFCQPLKTAHGLWSVRQGILLRLTDPTGRVGYGEVAPIPWFGSETTAAALAFCQSLSGWQDDLQLREISAALPACQFGFGLALADLEALLPLPKLEPRAICGLLPAGEAALHRWQPLWQQGHRTFKWKVGVQALDIELEGLQALARELPSEGQLRLDANGGLTEVEAAQWLEACDALPGKIEFLEQPLPPEQFEALQRLSQRCQTPIALDESVATLAQLEGCWRLQWSGIYVVKPTICGYPAELTRFICDRSLDVVLSSALETGVGRRGAIALAQEISLNPKRALGFGTGSLFDDDWDSLPAEQLWEAV, from the coding sequence ATGCGGTGGGTTGAGTATCGTCCTTACGAGAGGCCGTTCTGTCAGCCGCTAAAAACGGCGCATGGGCTGTGGTCGGTGCGGCAGGGGATTTTGCTCAGGCTGACCGACCCGACAGGCCGTGTAGGCTATGGCGAGGTTGCGCCGATTCCTTGGTTTGGCTCTGAGACAACGGCAGCGGCCCTAGCGTTTTGTCAAAGCCTGAGCGGCTGGCAGGATGATCTGCAGTTGCGAGAAATTTCGGCAGCGCTGCCCGCCTGTCAGTTTGGCTTTGGGCTGGCCCTAGCCGATTTAGAGGCTCTTTTACCCCTGCCAAAACTGGAACCGAGAGCGATTTGCGGCCTGCTGCCAGCGGGGGAAGCGGCGCTGCATCGGTGGCAACCCCTATGGCAGCAAGGACACCGCACTTTTAAGTGGAAGGTGGGCGTGCAGGCCCTAGACATTGAACTGGAGGGCTTACAGGCTCTAGCGAGGGAATTGCCATCGGAGGGGCAACTGCGGCTCGATGCCAATGGGGGCCTGACAGAAGTGGAGGCAGCGCAATGGCTAGAAGCTTGTGATGCGCTGCCTGGAAAGATCGAGTTTCTAGAACAGCCCTTGCCGCCTGAGCAGTTTGAGGCTTTACAGCGTTTAAGCCAGCGCTGTCAAACCCCGATTGCCTTGGATGAATCGGTGGCGACTTTGGCCCAGCTTGAGGGCTGTTGGCGGCTGCAGTGGTCAGGGATCTACGTCGTTAAACCTACTATTTGTGGCTATCCGGCTGAGTTGACGCGGTTTATTTGCGATCGCTCTCTGGATGTGGTGCTGTCTTCGGCTCTGGAAACTGGGGTAGGGAGACGGGGTGCGATCGCACTAGCTCAGGAAATCTCGCTCAACCCCAAAAGGGCCTTGGGCTTTGGCACTGGCAGCCTGTTTGATGATGATTGGGATAGTCTCCCAGCGGAGCAGCTATGGGAAGCAGTTTGA
- a CDS encoding DUF1823 family protein, whose amino-acid sequence MPDLPPLNTDTIWAILNEKLDDDTVNRLVWYYLGYQQTAEGWNTAHVEPAWSEKYPEPPNFIESRPATVQLTRSIPPENKQLLKEQLGFKGYSIDQLVPRLTRRATMANWLLSYLKAHPTE is encoded by the coding sequence ATGCCTGACCTGCCCCCCCTGAATACAGACACCATTTGGGCCATCCTCAACGAGAAGCTAGACGACGACACCGTCAACCGCCTGGTCTGGTACTACCTGGGCTACCAGCAGACCGCAGAGGGTTGGAACACCGCTCACGTAGAGCCCGCCTGGAGCGAGAAATACCCTGAGCCGCCCAACTTTATCGAAAGCCGTCCGGCCACTGTGCAGCTCACCCGCTCTATCCCCCCTGAAAATAAGCAGCTGCTGAAAGAGCAGCTTGGCTTTAAGGGCTACAGTATCGATCAGCTCGTTCCCCGGCTGACCCGCCGCGCAACAATGGCTAACTGGCTGCTGAGCTACCTGAAGGCGCATCCAACCGAGTAA
- a CDS encoding cation:proton antiporter: MNAVLAFFRENPIGLFTLLLAIILTVPPLFKQLRLPDLVGLLAAGIVFGPQGLGWLDGNSETIELLSDIGVVYLLFVAGLEIDLEEFRKIRNRSMSFGLLTFSLPLITGTVIGRSFGFGWNAAILMGSLLASHTPLGYPIVRSFGAVRDESVIVTIGGTIFTDIGALLVLALCVAFNTGDLTLATGARLLGAIALYVFVVLFSLKRIGRAFFRRSGDNEGNQFLFILLALFLAAVGAEVVGIEKIVGAFLAGLAVNSVVPEGPAKEKVIFVGSVLFIPIFFIDMGLLIDLPAFIRTLSAIWLCLAIVVGLIASKFAAAFITRLMYRYSWAQTMTIWSLSLPQVAATLAATLVGYRVGLLNDAVLNSVLVLMLVTATLGPSITAQAVPRLIKSAPPASLSPETTGTLALRRESLTLLVPVANPLTEQPLIHLAARLVQGSGKLIPLAVTIAHAKLGDEQLAEGMARSQQLLDRAEETTQTLQVQAQSLLRIDDNIAQGITRAAREQRTDLILMGWGKTNTLQTRLFGSIIDSVCWSAHCPVAVTRLLDDPGRFQRILVPLKDLSEYALEQVQLAERLALSTEGQITLLHIYHPRTPAQQIASFKTQLARWIDVQQKPPATIELVPSIAIAQIITRFSRAHDLVILRTTRRQTAGGLMAASEVTNQLVVDLACSVMMLSDPPNLAQTIRPWSDDLRQDPPKDPDTSGKSFLA; encoded by the coding sequence ATGAACGCGGTATTAGCTTTTTTTCGGGAAAATCCCATCGGTCTGTTTACCCTACTACTAGCCATCATCCTGACCGTTCCCCCGCTGTTTAAGCAGCTGCGGCTACCAGATCTGGTGGGCCTACTGGCGGCTGGGATAGTGTTTGGCCCGCAGGGGCTAGGCTGGCTAGACGGCAACTCTGAAACAATTGAGCTGCTTTCAGACATTGGGGTGGTGTATCTCTTGTTTGTCGCGGGACTGGAGATTGACCTGGAAGAGTTTCGCAAGATCCGCAACCGCTCGATGAGTTTTGGCCTGCTGACTTTTTCGCTGCCTCTAATCACCGGTACCGTAATTGGCCGATCTTTTGGCTTTGGTTGGAACGCGGCCATTTTGATGGGATCTCTCCTGGCCTCCCACACACCCTTGGGTTATCCAATTGTTCGCAGCTTTGGGGCAGTGCGGGATGAGTCGGTGATTGTCACCATTGGCGGCACTATTTTTACCGACATTGGCGCGCTGCTAGTGCTGGCCCTGTGTGTGGCTTTTAATACTGGGGATCTGACGCTGGCTACTGGGGCACGACTGCTAGGTGCGATCGCACTCTACGTCTTCGTCGTCTTATTCAGCCTAAAACGAATTGGCCGTGCCTTTTTCCGCCGCAGTGGTGACAACGAGGGTAACCAGTTTCTGTTTATCTTGCTGGCCCTGTTTCTAGCAGCAGTAGGGGCCGAGGTAGTTGGCATTGAAAAGATTGTCGGCGCGTTTTTAGCGGGTCTCGCTGTCAACAGTGTGGTGCCCGAAGGTCCGGCAAAGGAAAAGGTAATCTTTGTCGGCAGTGTCCTCTTCATTCCCATCTTCTTTATCGATATGGGGCTGCTCATCGACCTGCCTGCCTTTATTCGCACCCTATCTGCAATCTGGCTATGTTTGGCGATTGTGGTGGGGCTGATTGCCAGCAAGTTTGCCGCCGCCTTTATCACTCGGCTGATGTACCGCTACAGCTGGGCCCAGACTATGACCATCTGGTCTCTCTCTCTGCCTCAAGTGGCGGCGACCCTGGCGGCGACTCTGGTGGGCTACCGGGTGGGGCTACTCAACGATGCCGTACTCAATAGCGTTTTGGTGCTGATGCTGGTCACGGCAACGCTCGGCCCTTCTATCACGGCTCAGGCAGTCCCTCGACTGATCAAGTCGGCCCCCCCGGCTTCCCTTTCCCCCGAAACTACAGGGACTCTAGCCCTGCGGCGAGAGTCTCTAACGCTGCTGGTGCCCGTGGCCAACCCCCTGACCGAGCAGCCCCTGATTCACTTAGCGGCCCGGTTAGTACAGGGTTCTGGCAAATTGATTCCCCTAGCAGTCACCATTGCCCACGCCAAATTGGGCGACGAGCAGCTAGCCGAGGGCATGGCCCGCAGCCAACAGCTGCTGGATCGAGCCGAAGAAACCACCCAAACTCTGCAGGTACAGGCCCAATCGCTGCTGCGCATTGACGACAACATCGCTCAGGGTATCACCCGGGCTGCCCGAGAGCAGCGAACGGATCTCATTTTGATGGGCTGGGGCAAAACCAACACCCTGCAAACTCGGCTGTTTGGCAGCATCATTGACTCGGTTTGCTGGTCGGCTCACTGCCCGGTTGCCGTGACCCGGCTACTAGACGATCCAGGACGGTTCCAGCGAATTTTGGTGCCCTTAAAAGATCTCTCAGAATATGCCCTGGAGCAGGTGCAGCTAGCAGAGCGCCTAGCCCTAAGCACCGAGGGGCAAATTACGCTACTGCACATATACCATCCCCGCACCCCGGCTCAGCAGATTGCCAGCTTCAAGACTCAGCTAGCCCGGTGGATCGACGTTCAGCAGAAGCCGCCTGCCACGATTGAGCTGGTGCCGTCTATTGCGATCGCACAAATCATCACCCGCTTCTCGCGGGCCCATGACCTAGTGATTTTGCGAACCACTCGCCGACAAACTGCGGGCGGGCTGATGGCAGCCAGCGAGGTTACCAACCAGCTGGTCGTCGATCTGGCCTGCTCGGTGATGATGCTGAGCGACCCTCCCAACCTCGCTCAGACAATTCGCCCCTGGTCCGATGATCTGCGGCAAGACCCCCCAAAAGATCCCGACACCTCAGGGAAGAGCTTCCTTGCTTGA
- the ttcA gene encoding tRNA 2-thiocytidine(32) synthetase TtcA: MDEVKIPTSKSFKKLQSWLRGQVGKAIHDYDMIQDGDKVMVCLSGGKDSHTLLDILLLLQRSAPVHFELLAVNLDQKQPGFPAHVLPEYFESIGVPYRIVEQDTYSTVKRIIPEGKTMCSLCSRLRRGALYRAAAEVGATKIALGHHRDDMVETLFLNLFHGGRLKAMPPKLLTDDRQHIVIRPLAYCPEKDIARYARQRQFPIIPCTLCGSQENLQRSQVKQMLQDWERQWPGRLETLFHSLQNVAPSQLADPNLFDFAGLEAIRAAELPTSETLSSDELAANELALEAEFDPMLSLVQ, encoded by the coding sequence ATGGATGAGGTGAAAATTCCCACCTCCAAGAGCTTCAAAAAGCTCCAGTCGTGGCTGCGGGGCCAGGTCGGCAAAGCTATCCACGACTACGACATGATCCAGGATGGCGACAAAGTCATGGTCTGTCTGTCTGGCGGCAAAGACTCCCATACCCTGCTAGATATCCTCCTCTTGCTTCAGCGTAGCGCCCCGGTTCACTTTGAGCTTTTGGCGGTTAACCTAGATCAAAAGCAGCCCGGCTTTCCAGCCCACGTTTTACCAGAATATTTTGAGTCGATTGGGGTGCCCTATCGCATCGTCGAGCAAGATACCTACAGCACTGTCAAGCGCATTATCCCCGAGGGCAAGACGATGTGCAGCCTGTGCTCCCGCCTGCGTCGGGGCGCACTCTACCGAGCCGCTGCTGAAGTAGGGGCAACCAAAATTGCTCTGGGCCACCACCGAGACGACATGGTAGAAACGCTGTTTCTCAACCTGTTTCACGGCGGACGACTCAAGGCCATGCCGCCCAAGCTGCTGACTGATGACCGGCAGCACATCGTCATCCGGCCCTTGGCCTACTGCCCGGAAAAAGATATTGCCCGCTATGCCCGCCAGCGGCAGTTTCCCATCATCCCCTGCACCCTCTGCGGCTCTCAGGAAAACTTGCAGCGATCGCAAGTTAAGCAGATGCTGCAAGACTGGGAGCGGCAGTGGCCAGGCCGCTTAGAAACGCTGTTTCACAGCCTGCAAAACGTGGCCCCTTCTCAACTGGCCGATCCAAATTTATTTGATTTTGCTGGGTTAGAAGCCATCCGCGCAGCAGAGCTGCCAACTTCAGAGACCCTGTCTTCTGATGAACTGGCCGCTAACGAACTGGCCCTCGAAGCAGAGTTTGACCCTATGCTTTCTCTGGTGCAGTAG
- the menA gene encoding 2-carboxy-1,4-naphthoquinone phytyltransferase produces the protein MTTRSVQYTPRKLWLAAIKPPMYSVAVMPILVGSAAAYAETQVFKAGVFCTFALSAVLILAWENLSNDVFDSETGIDVNKAHSLVNLTRNKRMIFWISNLFLGVGIAGIVAIAIGQQDPTVLALILACCGLGYLYQGPPFRLGYQGLGEILCFLAFGPLGVGAAYYSQAQTWSWSSQLAGLIIGLTTTLVLFCSHFHQVEDDLAAGKRSPIVRMGTKRGAALIPWACASVFALIVFAVAADYFPLWTLLVLASVPPAVRLSQYVGQFHHVPEKVSNSKFIAIGFHFWSGVLLALGLLLPTGV, from the coding sequence ATGACCACTCGCTCGGTTCAATACACCCCTCGTAAGCTCTGGCTTGCTGCTATTAAGCCACCGATGTATAGCGTGGCAGTTATGCCGATTTTGGTGGGCAGCGCCGCCGCCTATGCTGAAACTCAGGTCTTTAAGGCAGGCGTTTTCTGTACCTTTGCCCTGTCTGCCGTGCTGATTTTGGCCTGGGAAAACCTCAGCAATGATGTCTTTGACTCAGAGACGGGCATTGATGTGAACAAAGCCCATTCTTTGGTCAACCTAACCCGCAATAAGCGGATGATCTTTTGGATTAGTAATCTGTTTTTGGGAGTTGGTATTGCGGGGATTGTTGCGATCGCAATCGGCCAGCAAGACCCCACAGTGTTGGCCCTGATTTTGGCCTGTTGCGGGCTGGGCTACCTTTATCAAGGGCCGCCATTTCGATTGGGCTATCAGGGGCTAGGCGAAATCCTCTGCTTCCTGGCCTTTGGGCCTTTGGGTGTGGGAGCGGCTTACTACAGTCAGGCCCAGACCTGGTCGTGGAGTAGCCAGCTAGCGGGCTTAATCATCGGCCTGACAACCACGCTGGTGCTGTTTTGCTCGCACTTTCATCAGGTCGAAGATGACCTCGCCGCAGGCAAGCGATCGCCCATTGTCAGGATGGGGACAAAGCGCGGGGCAGCTCTGATTCCCTGGGCCTGTGCCAGCGTCTTTGCTCTAATCGTCTTTGCTGTAGCGGCTGATTATTTCCCGCTGTGGACGCTGCTGGTGCTAGCCAGTGTGCCTCCAGCAGTAAGGCTGAGCCAGTATGTGGGGCAATTCCATCACGTGCCGGAAAAGGTCAGTAACTCTAAGTTCATTGCCATTGGCTTTCACTTCTGGAGCGGCGTGCTGCTGGCGCTGGGGCTACTGCTGCCTACCGGCGTCTGA
- a CDS encoding ABC transporter ATP-binding protein: MTHPLIEFRHVRKVYGAGNTEVHALWDVDLQIETGEYCAIMGPSGSGKSTAMNVIGCLDRPSAGDYYLDGENVATLDDDTLAHVRNRKIGFVFQQFHLLPQLTAQENVELPMVYASVPAAERHQRAQEALKQVGLGDRMQNRPNQLSGGQQQRVAIARAIVNRPLLLLADEPTGALDSRTTQDVLDIFSDLNASGITVVMVTHEPEVARTTRRVVWFRDGQVLNAHLSPDEVGQLAAVG; encoded by the coding sequence ATGACCCATCCCCTGATCGAATTTCGCCACGTTCGCAAGGTCTACGGTGCTGGCAACACAGAAGTTCACGCGCTGTGGGATGTGGATCTGCAGATTGAAACAGGCGAGTACTGTGCCATCATGGGGCCTTCGGGTTCGGGCAAATCCACGGCGATGAATGTCATTGGCTGCCTCGATCGACCTAGTGCAGGCGATTACTATCTAGATGGGGAAAACGTGGCTACCTTGGATGACGATACCCTGGCCCACGTTCGCAACCGCAAGATTGGCTTTGTGTTTCAGCAGTTTCACCTGCTGCCCCAACTGACGGCTCAAGAGAATGTAGAGCTGCCGATGGTCTATGCCAGCGTGCCTGCAGCAGAGCGGCACCAGCGCGCCCAAGAAGCCTTGAAACAAGTAGGCCTGGGGGATCGGATGCAGAACCGCCCCAACCAGCTATCAGGAGGTCAGCAGCAGCGAGTTGCGATCGCACGCGCCATCGTCAACCGGCCTCTGTTGCTACTGGCTGACGAACCCACGGGAGCGCTCGACTCTCGCACCACTCAAGATGTGCTGGATATCTTCTCAGACCTTAATGCCAGCGGCATCACCGTCGTCATGGTGACCCACGAACCTGAGGTTGCCCGCACTACCCGTCGGGTTGTTTGGTTCCGCGACGGGCAGGTGCTCAATGCCCACCTTAGCCCGGATGAGGTGGGGCAGTTGGCGGCGGTGGGTTAG
- a CDS encoding alpha/beta hydrolase: MYSSFMDLASPGFILFAQHGWADDNRAMLALAQALATPQAHIVAPSLGYLQTWLRIMPLIEAAEQIARQTLAQHPDLPLRIVGHSMGGLIWLELLHRHPEWWSRVHSLVLVASPVGGSDLSRLIDPIGFGVGIAADLGKTRCAIAEPIAAQIPTLIIAGDIDGGSDGTVPVACTQFANAQFLCLPGLSHAVMRNHPAVASAIQEFWTDTNRGEPLVIIPVINRLRAIEWVTDGHPRDFAKAKTLIALKDGSTLRTWRNSLGILHIYVAAPDGQCLYSGFIGWFHEKELQQTLDVIRAEEGIASA, encoded by the coding sequence ATGTATTCTTCTTTTATGGATTTGGCCTCGCCTGGTTTTATTCTGTTTGCTCAACATGGATGGGCTGACGACAACCGGGCCATGCTGGCTCTAGCACAGGCACTAGCAACCCCACAGGCGCATATTGTGGCCCCTAGCCTCGGCTACCTCCAGACGTGGCTGAGAATAATGCCCCTAATTGAGGCGGCGGAGCAGATTGCTCGACAAACTCTCGCTCAGCACCCTGATTTACCCCTACGGATTGTGGGCCATTCGATGGGTGGGCTAATCTGGCTGGAACTGTTGCATCGTCATCCAGAGTGGTGGAGCCGGGTTCATTCCCTGGTGCTGGTGGCTTCTCCGGTGGGCGGTTCTGACCTGAGCAGGCTGATAGATCCCATAGGCTTTGGGGTGGGTATTGCAGCAGATCTGGGCAAAACTCGATGTGCGATCGCAGAACCCATTGCCGCCCAAATTCCCACTTTGATCATTGCGGGCGACATTGATGGCGGCAGCGACGGCACTGTACCCGTAGCCTGCACCCAGTTCGCCAATGCCCAGTTTCTTTGTCTGCCGGGGCTATCCCATGCGGTCATGCGGAATCACCCCGCTGTCGCTTCAGCCATTCAGGAATTTTGGACCGATACCAATCGGGGCGAGCCGCTAGTCATTATTCCGGTGATCAACCGCCTGCGAGCAATTGAGTGGGTGACTGACGGACATCCCCGAGATTTTGCCAAAGCCAAGACCCTAATCGCGCTCAAAGACGGCAGCACTTTGCGCACCTGGAGAAATTCCCTCGGAATCCTACACATCTACGTAGCGGCTCCCGATGGCCAGTGCCTCTACTCCGGATTCATCGGCTGGTTTCATGAGAAAGAGCTGCAGCAGACGCTAGACGTGATTAGGGCTGAAGAGGGAATCGCCTCTGCCTAA
- the mtnB gene encoding methylthioribulose 1-phosphate dehydratase, producing the protein MLYSPDQREALSWVIKEIHGKGWATGTGGNFSAVDSREPLALLMAPSGVDKGMVTPADLIRVNQQGVVIEGSGKASAETPLHLAIVEATGAGAVLHTHSVFNTLLSVVYAAQGAVPLAGYEMLKGLEGITTHDTTVQIPVLPNSQDMQQLSQEIRPILQQNPHSHGVLLSGHGLYTWGNTLFQARRHLEILEFLFELTYRKLTLPAM; encoded by the coding sequence ATGCTGTATTCCCCGGATCAGCGGGAAGCGCTGAGTTGGGTAATTAAGGAGATTCATGGAAAGGGCTGGGCGACGGGCACTGGCGGCAACTTCAGTGCGGTGGATAGTCGTGAGCCGCTGGCGCTGCTGATGGCTCCCAGTGGAGTGGATAAGGGCATGGTGACTCCGGCAGACCTGATTCGGGTGAACCAGCAGGGGGTGGTAATTGAGGGTAGCGGCAAAGCCTCGGCAGAAACGCCGCTGCACTTAGCTATTGTCGAAGCGACTGGGGCCGGAGCGGTGCTGCATACTCACTCGGTTTTTAATACGCTGCTGTCGGTTGTCTATGCGGCTCAGGGGGCGGTGCCTTTAGCGGGCTATGAAATGCTCAAGGGTCTAGAGGGCATCACCACCCACGACACGACAGTGCAGATTCCGGTGCTGCCCAATTCCCAAGACATGCAGCAGTTGAGTCAAGAGATCCGCCCTATTTTGCAGCAGAACCCGCATTCCCACGGGGTTCTTTTATCCGGTCATGGCCTGTATACCTGGGGTAATACGTTATTTCAGGCACGACGACACCTGGAAATTTTGGAATTTTTGTTTGAATTGACCTACCGCAAACTGACGCTGCCTGCAATGTAG
- a CDS encoding cupin domain-containing protein, whose amino-acid sequence MAVLNIAEENRRITDPEEIKAYLANIGIGFERWEPSHPLPEEATAEEVLAAYSKEIEVLKQSGAYVTADVIDIKPDTPNLEVMLDKFSKEHWHDEDEVRFTLSGHGLFHINPKTGPVVGIEVGPGDLLVVPRGTHHWFGLCGDRRIRAIRMFQEMSGWAPHYTESAKEQSYVPMCFGPAFVTA is encoded by the coding sequence ATGGCTGTTCTCAATATCGCTGAAGAAAATCGCAGAATCACGGATCCCGAAGAGATCAAGGCCTATCTGGCCAACATCGGCATTGGCTTTGAGCGCTGGGAACCATCCCACCCGCTGCCAGAAGAGGCCACGGCTGAAGAGGTGCTAGCGGCATACTCTAAAGAAATTGAAGTGCTGAAGCAGTCTGGGGCGTATGTTACCGCCGACGTGATCGATATCAAGCCCGACACTCCCAACCTGGAGGTCATGCTGGATAAGTTCAGTAAAGAGCACTGGCACGATGAAGACGAGGTGCGCTTCACACTGTCTGGACACGGGCTTTTCCATATCAATCCGAAGACTGGTCCGGTCGTTGGCATTGAGGTTGGGCCGGGAGATCTGCTGGTCGTGCCGCGCGGCACGCACCACTGGTTTGGACTCTGCGGCGATCGCAGAATTCGCGCCATTCGCATGTTTCAGGAGATGTCGGGTTGGGCTCCCCACTACACCGAAAGCGCTAAAGAGCAGAGCTATGTGCCGATGTGCTTTGGCCCTGCTTTTGTAACGGCTTAG